One part of the Quercus lobata isolate SW786 chromosome 7, ValleyOak3.0 Primary Assembly, whole genome shotgun sequence genome encodes these proteins:
- the LOC115953664 gene encoding uncharacterized protein LOC115953664 has translation MSSVCISSCVSDARDPRVPVRATYVNLYKWPESDAEFVKSVSLERTGGHGHGHGQGHPKVVDSISCRQLYLRSYTFSRKETMPEKTQKCFGRVKERMIPGRKRKIRGVKKKCLVFRKVKEFSCVALFRIFHRFLSCSASVDVVD, from the coding sequence ATGAGCTCAGTTTGCATATCAAGCTGTGTCAGTGACGCACGTGACCCTCGTGTTCCTGTCCGAGCCACCTATGTGAACCTCTACAAGTGGCCCGAGTCTGATGCAGAGTTTGTGAAGTCAGTGAGCTTAGAGCGCACAGGAGGTCATGGTCATGGCCATGGTCAAGGGCACCCCAAGGTTGTGGATAGTATTTCATGCAGACAGCTTTATTTGAGAAGCTACACGTTTTCAAGGAAAGAGACTATGCCTGAGAAGACCCAGAAATGTTTTGggagagtgaaagagagaatGATTCCTGGAAGGAAGAGAAAGATTCGAGGGGTTAAGAAGAAGTGTTTGGTTTTCAGGAAAGTGAAGGAATTTTCATGCGTCGCCTTGTTTAGGATCTTTCACAGGTTTTTGTCTTGCAGTGCTAGTGTAGATGTGGTGGATTGA